In the Ruminococcus sp. OA3 genome, one interval contains:
- a CDS encoding energy-coupling factor transporter transmembrane component T, whose translation MIRDITIGQYYPADSVLHRLDPRVKFIATIIFIASLFVSDTWTGYLAATVFLAAVIKISKVPFRFMVKGLRAIVVLLMITLFFNMIFTPGEPIFQVWIITITKEGVILAARMGIRLIYLIIGSSVMTLTTTPNQLTDGLERLLKPLEKLRVPVHDIAMMMSIALRFIPILLEETDKIMKAQIARGADFENGGLLKKIKSMVPLLVPLFISAFRRANDLALAMEARCYHGGEGRTQMKPLVYRRRDVFAYLILLFYLAVCIMLRIYARYLI comes from the coding sequence ATGATAAGAGATATCACCATTGGCCAGTACTATCCGGCAGATTCGGTTCTGCACAGACTGGACCCGCGTGTAAAATTTATTGCTACGATTATCTTCATTGCCAGCCTGTTTGTGTCTGATACGTGGACGGGCTATCTGGCGGCAACGGTCTTTCTGGCTGCCGTTATTAAAATTTCGAAAGTTCCATTTCGCTTTATGGTAAAAGGCCTCAGGGCTATCGTGGTCCTTTTGATGATCACGCTGTTTTTTAATATGATCTTTACACCCGGAGAACCCATTTTTCAAGTCTGGATCATCACGATCACCAAAGAAGGTGTGATACTGGCAGCAAGAATGGGAATCCGGCTGATTTACCTGATTATCGGGTCTTCTGTTATGACGCTCACCACAACCCCGAATCAGCTGACGGATGGCCTGGAACGTCTCCTGAAACCTTTGGAAAAGCTCAGGGTACCCGTGCATGATATCGCTATGATGATGTCGATCGCACTGCGTTTTATTCCTATTCTGCTGGAAGAGACGGATAAGATTATGAAGGCACAGATCGCCAGAGGCGCCGATTTTGAAAATGGTGGTCTGTTGAAAAAGATTAAAAGCATGGTGCCGCTGCTGGTGCCGCTGTTTATCTCTGCGTTTCGGCGGGCGAATGATCTGGCGCTTGCGATGGAAGCGCGCTGTTACCACGGAGGCGAAGGGAGGACGCAGATGAAGCCGCTGGTCTATCGGAGGAGGGATGTCTTTGCATATCTGATCCTGCTCTTTTACCTGGCGGTATGCATTATGCTGAGGATATACGCGAGGTATCTGATATGA